The proteins below are encoded in one region of Triticum aestivum cultivar Chinese Spring chromosome 1B, IWGSC CS RefSeq v2.1, whole genome shotgun sequence:
- the LOC123137319 gene encoding protein Rf1, mitochondrial-like isoform X1, with the protein MLFSFMGVRPDTAVYRSLIQGFCTHGDLVKAKEYVTEMMNKGGYCLVCKMEDATKVFDDMVSYGLEPCNITDGMLINGYCKNRRIDDGLILFKEMLHKGLKPTTFNYNVILDGLFLAGRTVAAKEKFNEMVESGVSMCISTYSIVLGGLCRNSCSSEAITLFQKLSTMNVKFDIRIVNIMIGAFYRVRRNQEAKDLFAAIPSNGLAANVVTYSIMIINLIKEGSVEEADNLFLSMEKSGCTADSCMLNHIIRRLLEKGEMVKAGNYISKVDANSYSLEAKTVSLLISLFSRKGKYREHITLLPTKYQFREEAATVELFDTW; encoded by the exons ATGCTATTCTCCTTCATGG GAGTACGACCGGACACGGCTGTTTATCGTTCCCTAATCCAGGGATTTTGTACACATGGCGATTTGGTGAAAGCAAAGGAATATGTTActgaaatgatgaacaaag GTGGATACTGCCTAGTCTGCAAGATGGAGGATGCAACAAAAGTGTTTGATGATATGGTGTCATATGGTTTAGAACCTTGTAACATTACGGATGGTATGCTTATTAATGGCTATTGCAAAAATAGAAGGATTGATGACGGGCTTATTCTGTTCAAAGAGATGCTGCACAAGGGACTTAAACCTACAACTTTTAATTATAACGTCATCTTGGATGGATTATTTCTGGCTGGACGAACTGTTGCCGCAAAGGAAAAGTTTAATGAGATGGTTGAATCTGGAGTAAGTATGTGCATCAGTACTTACTCTATAGTTCTTGGTGGACTTTGTAGAAATAGTTGCAGTAGCGAAGCAATCACACTATTCCAGAAATTAAGCACGATGAATGTGAAATTTGATATTAGAATTGTCAATATCATGATTGGTGCATTCTACAGGGTTCGGCGAAACCAAGAAGCTAAGGATTTGTTTGCCGCAATACCATCAAATGGCTTGGCAGCTAATGTAGTTACCTACAGCATAATGATAATAAATCTTATAAAAGAAGGTTCAGTGGAAGAAGCTGACAATCTTTTTTTATCTATGGAAAAGAGTGGTTGTACCGCTGACTCTTGTATGTTAAATCATATTATCAGAAGGCTACTGGAAAAAGGAGAGATGGTCAAGGCTGGAAATTATATTTCTAAAGTTGATGCAAATAGCTACTCACTTGAAGCTAAAACTGTTTCGCTGCTGATCTCTCTGTTTTCAAGGAAAGGGAAATATAGAGAACACATCACATTGCTCCCTACAAAGTATCAGTTTCGTGAAGAAGCGGCCACAGTTGAGTTGTTTGATACATGGTAA
- the LOC123137319 gene encoding protein Rf1, mitochondrial-like isoform X2, translated as MDCCCRACRPDLALAFFGRLFRTGLEANQVIFCTLLKGLCHAKRTDEALDVLLHRMPELGCTPDVVAYNTVIHGFFREGQVGKACDLFHGMAQQGVMPDVVTYSSVIDALCKARAMDKAEYFLRQMIGNGVVPNNVAYNSLIHGYSSSGHWKEAVRVFKEMTSRRVTADVHTYNMFMTFLCKHGRSKEAAGIFDTMAMKGLKPDNVSYAILLHGSTTGHGCLSFPNPGILYTWRFGESKGICY; from the exons ATGGACTGTTGCTGCCGCGCGTGCCGCCCGGATCTGGCGCTCGCTTTCTTCGGCCGTCTCTTCAGGACGGGCCTGGAGGCAAACCAAGTCATCTTCTGCACCCTCCTCAAGGGACTCTGCCACGCAAAGCGCACAGATGAGGCTCTGGACGTGCTGCTTCACAGGATGCCTGAGCTGGGCTGCACTCCCGATGTGGTGGCATATAACACCGTCATCCATGGCTTCTTTAGGGAAGGCCAAGTAGGCAAGGCGTGCGATCTGTTCCATGGAATGGCACAGCAGGGCGTTATGCCCGATGTGGTGACATATAGCTCGGTTATTGATGCGCTGTGCAAGGCCAGAGCAATGGACAAAGCAGAGTATTTCCTTCGTCAGATGATTGGTAATGGTGTCGTACCTAATAATGTGGCATATAATAGCCTCATCCATGGATATTCCTCTTCAGGCCATTGGAAGGAGGCAGTTAGGGTATTCAAAGAGATGACAAGTCGGAGGGTTACAGCAGATGTGCATACTTACAACATGTTTATGACCTTTCTTTGCAAACATGGAAGAAGCAAAGAAGCTGCAGGAATTTTTGATACCATGGCTATGAAGGGCCTGAAACCTGACAACGTTTCATATGCTATTCTCCTTCATGG GAGTACGACCGGACACGGCTGTTTATCGTTCCCTAATCCAGGGATTTTGTACACATGGCGATTTGGTGAAAGCAAAGGAATATGTTActga